The window tTGCCTCTTGCTTAACATCATTTTAAATTCCTTCCGGgcatttaaagaaaacaaaaatggataGCTTAAAAATTCCCACTCTCAATTCACCTTGGAGGATGATGCAGACAAAAGAGAAACTCCTGCAGCCACCGTGCTAGCTATGGGGTTTTCCTCCTCGATTCTCAGCTACCCCACAAGGCAGCGTCTTAATTAGCTTTCATATATTCAAATGAGAGCGGGAGACAGAACCTCAAGGAACTTGCAGGAAAGGACCAGGAAAGGAATCATATAACCTTTCAAACAAGCCTTCCGCATTTGGTCAGTGCTTTGATTCACTCTCCCTCCACACGTATTCTTCTCCGCCCTTTGCTTTATATTCATGCGTTACTCTGAGACTCATGCCCCTCCCTTCTACGCCTCTATTCTCTATCTGACACAAACTAAAAGACAGATGGCTCCACACCTTAGCTCGCCTCTATCATTTCTGCTGATTTTGATTGTAGTTTCATCAGGTAATATCTTCtcttaatcatttttctttcattctgtCATCTGTTTGGTTCTCCAAAGATAGCATGTATTGTAGAATCAATCCTAATCATATGATCTTAGAAATTCCTGTGTGATTACCAAAACTTTAAGCCTCTATTTGTACATTTTTCTTGGATGGACAGTGCCACAAATATCAGAATCGGCAAGAGTGTTCACTATAACAAACGACTGTAAAGAGACAATCTGGCCGGCGGTCTTCCCGGGCGAATACTTTGATGGTGGGGGCTTTGCCCTAAAAACAGGCCAATCAAGGGTTTTCACCGCTCCACTGAGCTGGTCTGGGCGTATATGGGGTCGATCAGGTTGCAACTTTGATAAAACTGGTAAGGGAAATTGCCAAACCGGGAGCTGCGGCGACAACATCAAGTGCTCGGCCTCAGGCAAAACACCTGCAACACTCGCAGAATTCACACTTGCAGCTCTTGATTTCTACGATGTTAGCCTTGTCGATGGCTTCAACCTACCATTAGTTGTAAAACCCATTAATGGTAAAGGAAATTGCAGCATTGCTGGCTGTGACAGCAACCTAAGGGACACTTGCCCGTCCGAGCTCGCCCTTAAATCCAGTGGGAAGACTGTAGGGTGCCGGAGTGCATGCGATGTGTTCAACACTGATGAATACTGTTGTAAAGGGCTTTATGGGAACGCCGCCACATGTGTACCTACCTCCTACTCCAAGAAGTTCAAGGAGGCTTGTCCAGCCGCATATAGTTACGCTTATGATGATCCCTCCAGCATTTTTACCTGTTCCGGCACCACCGACTACGTCATCACATTCTGCGGATCAAGGTTGGTAATATTGTATGCATCATATATAATAAACCATCAAGCACAcgtaatttaatttacaaattaCAAACCCACCACTTCACATCTTGAAGTCTATCTATGTTCGATCTTCTTAATTAATCTACTTAATTACCTGAATGATTATCGTCTACTAACCATTAAacatatgagttttttttttatctttcaggCGGCAGCCAGCGTGCACCTACCACAACAACAAACTCATCTGCAGTGGATCTAAGGGCTTAAGATCTTTGATTGGAGCATGGTGGGCTGTGATGCTCACATTTCTATTAACCATATCCGTCTCTTGATCGGAGGAAGTGTTTATATATATGGATGTAAATATGAGTTTGGCCCTTCATGAAAAATGACCAACTCAACtacatttattcattttcccACGTCTTACAATTTGTCTGTTGACACTTTCTGATTTTCCCGCTATCACATGGGTTACCTACCTACCCACTCTATGGTCTCCTAGCATGTAATGGATATGTAAATATCAATTCAATGAAAAGGCGATTAATGCTTTTTGATAAgctcattaataaattctataCAACTTAGTAAATTGGATTAAAAGCCCAAATCTGATTTTTAGTATGGGTTGCAACTTGAGGCTTGGCCCAGCCCAATTCAACAAGGACAAAAGTGAGGCCATTATTGGAAATTCAATTAATTGCTTTATAGTAACTCAATGGCATACAGTATACAAGAATACGATATATATAAACATGGATACGCTTCCCACGATACGAAGGCCGAAGGAGCTCAAAAAATGGCCGGTGGAAAGGTGTCCTTCAAGGTCACGCTCACTTCCGATCCAAAACTTCCGTTCAAAGTGTTCGTATACCAAGtccttttctctttaatttcttttttttttctctctctctctctttctgtgCTCCTTTTGGATTCCGAGAAACCCTAGGAAAAATAAGGAAATCGATTCTTTTAGCACCAATTCGCTATAGGATTCCAAGTTTCCATCTATTCTTCTTTTACGGTTTTGTGTCTCTAGGGTTTCACATGGTT is drawn from Vitis riparia cultivar Riparia Gloire de Montpellier isolate 1030 chromosome 18, EGFV_Vit.rip_1.0, whole genome shotgun sequence and contains these coding sequences:
- the LOC117907580 gene encoding pathogenesis-related thaumatin-like protein 3.5; its protein translation is MAPHLSSPLSFLLILIVVSSVPQISESARVFTITNDCKETIWPAVFPGEYFDGGGFALKTGQSRVFTAPLSWSGRIWGRSGCNFDKTGKGNCQTGSCGDNIKCSASGKTPATLAEFTLAALDFYDVSLVDGFNLPLVVKPINGKGNCSIAGCDSNLRDTCPSELALKSSGKTVGCRSACDVFNTDEYCCKGLYGNAATCVPTSYSKKFKEACPAAYSYAYDDPSSIFTCSGTTDYVITFCGSRRQPACTYHNNKLICSGSKGLRSLIGAWWAVMLTFLLTISVS